Proteins encoded together in one Buchnera aphidicola (Cinara piceae) window:
- the typA gene encoding translational GTPase TypA: MKKKIRNIAIIAHVDHGKTTLLDQLLRQSGTFEKHEEKIDRIMDSNELEKERGITILSKHTSIQWNEYHINIIDTPGHADFGGEVERILSMVDSVLLVVDAFEGPMPQTRYVTKKSFLYNIKPIIVINKMDRATIRPDWVINQIFDLFVNLSANDEQLDFPIIYTSALLGKSGNNPNNMKNSMIPLLSAIIKYTPKPKITKKNFFQMQISQLDFNNYFGMIGIGKIQQGELKINQTVSILRNKKKIYTGKINNILKFYGLKQKKTKKASAGDIIAITGLNNLEISDTICDPDFLNPLPNLKIDDPTVNMLFCVNQSPFCGQEGKYITSRQILERLKKETIRNISLKVQETKDSNIFSVSGRGELHLSILLEQLRRENFELEVSRPKVILKKKNNILTEPFENVLLDINKNNQGQLIKKLGELRGDIQSITNSEKERIQIECILSSRSLIGFRSEFMNITSGGGTFFSSISHYGPVQKNQFGQRKNGVLISKNTGTAVSFSISNLQNRGKMFIKHGEKVYEGQIIGIHNRSNDLTVNCLIGKKLTNMRASGTDEAIHLITPIKITLEYALNFVNDDELVEITPNSIRFRKIHLKESDRKKAKKK, translated from the coding sequence ATGAAAAAAAAAATTAGAAATATTGCCATTATTGCGCACGTGGACCATGGGAAAACAACACTACTTGATCAATTATTGCGACAATCTGGTACTTTTGAAAAACATGAAGAAAAAATTGATAGAATTATGGACTCTAATGAACTAGAAAAAGAAAGAGGAATTACAATCCTATCAAAGCATACATCAATACAATGGAACGAATATCATATCAATATTATTGATACACCAGGACATGCTGATTTTGGAGGAGAAGTAGAAAGAATATTATCTATGGTAGATTCTGTTTTATTAGTAGTAGATGCTTTTGAAGGCCCTATGCCCCAAACAAGATATGTAACTAAAAAATCATTTTTATATAATATTAAGCCTATTATTGTAATCAATAAAATGGATAGAGCTACAATTAGACCTGATTGGGTTATTAACCAAATATTTGATTTGTTTGTCAACCTATCGGCTAATGATGAACAATTAGATTTTCCAATAATATATACATCCGCTTTATTAGGAAAATCAGGCAATAATCCTAATAATATGAAAAATAGTATGATTCCATTACTAAGTGCTATTATAAAATATACACCAAAACCTAAAATAACAAAAAAAAATTTTTTTCAAATGCAAATATCACAATTAGATTTTAATAATTATTTTGGAATGATAGGAATTGGAAAAATACAACAAGGGGAATTAAAAATTAATCAAACTGTTTCAATTTTAAGAAATAAAAAAAAAATTTATACAGGAAAAATTAATAATATATTAAAATTTTATGGTTTAAAACAAAAAAAAACAAAAAAAGCATCAGCAGGAGATATTATTGCAATTACTGGTTTAAATAATCTTGAAATATCAGATACTATTTGTGATCCAGATTTTTTAAATCCTTTACCTAATTTAAAAATAGATGATCCAACAGTAAATATGTTATTTTGTGTAAATCAATCACCATTTTGTGGGCAAGAAGGTAAATATATAACATCCCGTCAAATTTTAGAACGTTTAAAAAAAGAAACAATTCGAAATATCTCTTTAAAGGTTCAAGAAACAAAAGATTCAAATATTTTTTCCGTTTCTGGAAGAGGGGAATTACATTTATCAATTCTACTAGAACAATTACGTAGGGAAAATTTTGAATTAGAAGTCTCAAGACCAAAAGTAATTTTAAAAAAGAAAAATAATATTCTTACTGAACCATTTGAAAATGTATTATTAGATATTAATAAAAATAATCAAGGACAATTAATAAAGAAATTAGGTGAACTTAGAGGAGATATACAAAGTATCACAAATAGCGAAAAAGAAAGAATCCAGATTGAATGTATTTTATCTAGTAGATCATTAATTGGATTTAGATCTGAATTTATGAATATTACTTCTGGAGGTGGTACTTTTTTTTCTTCTATTAGCCATTACGGGCCTGTGCAAAAAAATCAATTTGGACAGAGAAAAAATGGAGTTCTAATTTCTAAAAATACAGGCACAGCAGTTTCTTTTTCAATTTCTAATCTACAAAATAGAGGAAAAATGTTTATTAAACATGGAGAAAAAGTATATGAAGGACAAATTATAGGAATACATAATAGATCAAATGATCTTACAGTTAATTGTTTAATTGGTAAAAAACTAACAAATATGAGAGCTTCAGGGACAGATGAAGCTATACATTTAATTACACCAATAAAAATTACACTAGAATATGCTCTTAATTTTGTAAATGATGATGAATTAGTAGAAATTACACCAAATTCAATAAGATTTAGAAAAATACATCTAAAAGAAAGTGATAGAAAAAAAGCTAAAAAAAAATAA
- the prfB gene encoding peptide chain release factor 2 (programmed frameshift): protein MFDQIILQKKIQKIRNKITVLKRNLDFFNKKKKIKYINKQIKNLILHKNYEIVSALYKKKNILSQKIYKIQKIIKIFQEIEYWMHIFNEEKDLSIIQEINMQYLKIKKKIKKLEIYTMFKNKYDKNNCYMDIQSGSGGVESQDWTKILLKMYLKYSYSKNFKTKIITESIGETGGIKSVTLKIKGNFAFGWFRTETGIHRLVRKSPFDTSNKRHTSFSSIFVYPELKKDILIDIKPENLRIDVYRASGAGGQHVNRTESAVRITHIPTGIVTQCQNDRSQHKNKNTAIKQLKAKLYNMEIKKKNLEKENINKNKLDIRWGNQIRSYILDDSRIKDIRTNIERNDIFNVLNGDLNQFIETNLKMGF from the exons ATGTTTGATCAAATTATTTTACAGAAAAAAATACAAAAAATAAGAAATAAAATTACTGTATTAAAGAGGAATCTT GACTTTTTTAATAAAAAAAAAAAAATTAAATATATTAACAAACAAATAAAAAATTTAATATTACATAAAAACTATGAAATAGTATCAGCATTATATAAAAAAAAAAATATATTATCACAAAAAATATATAAAATTCAAAAAATAATTAAAATATTTCAAGAAATAGAATATTGGATGCACATCTTTAATGAAGAAAAAGACTTATCTATTATACAAGAAATTAATATGCAATATTTAAAAATAAAAAAAAAAATAAAAAAATTAGAAATATATACCATGTTTAAAAATAAATATGATAAAAATAATTGTTATATGGATATACAATCAGGATCTGGGGGAGTAGAGTCACAAGACTGGACAAAAATATTGTTAAAAATGTATTTAAAATACTCATATAGTAAAAATTTTAAAACAAAAATTATTACAGAATCAATAGGAGAGACCGGGGGAATAAAATCTGTTACATTAAAAATTAAAGGTAATTTTGCGTTTGGTTGGTTTCGTACTGAAACTGGAATTCATAGATTGGTTCGAAAAAGCCCTTTTGATACAAGCAATAAAAGACATACTTCATTTAGTTCAATATTTGTATATCCTGAATTAAAAAAAGATATTTTGATAGATATTAAACCAGAAAATTTAAGAATTGATGTATATAGAGCATCAGGTGCAGGCGGGCAACATGTAAATCGAACGGAATCAGCTGTACGAATTACTCACATACCTACCGGAATTGTTACTCAATGTCAAAATGATCGATCACAACATAAAAATAAAAATACAGCAATAAAACAATTAAAAGCAAAACTATATAATATGGAAATTAAAAAAAAAAATCTAGAAAAAGAAAATATCAATAAAAATAAACTTGATATAAGATGGGGCAATCAAATTCGTTCATATATATTAGATGATTCTAGAATCAAAGATATTAGAACAAATATTGAACGAAATGATATATTTAATGTCTTAAATGGTGATTTAAATCAATTTATTGAAACAAATTTAAAAATGGGATTTTAA
- the lysS gene encoding lysine--tRNA ligase translates to MLKKIKLKKEKVSSNKENYIRKNKLIQLRKLGFNFPNTFKCTKTIKEINSLYKNHTKDDLQQLNYQINIAGRITNKRILGKASFFVIQNNNYDIQIYIKSNIFPKNYYIDYIIELDLGDIIGVKGILFKTNTLELSIYCKKIYLLTKALRSLPDKYSGLKNKEIKYRKRYLDLISNSKITKIFQKRSYIISNIRSFMKKKDFLEVETPMMHPVPGGANAKPFVTYHNALNEKMYLRIAPELYLKRLIIGGFDKIFEINRNFRNEGLSTRHNPEFTMMEIYMSYSHYADMMILLEKLCIFLIKKMFNSLIIKYNKYTLNFEKPIKKMTMIESILKFNKNIHISDLKNIKKTKKIAKKFNLNTNLCNSLGELIHLIFEKTTEKKIISPTFITEYPIEISPLAKTNKKNSNIVERFEFFISGYEIANGFSELNDPEEQKERFKLQKSQKKNTNISKNFHYDKEYITALEHGLPPTSGLGIGIDRLIMILTNQKNIRDVILFPILKKI, encoded by the coding sequence ATGCTTAAAAAAATTAAATTAAAAAAAGAAAAAGTTTCATCAAATAAAGAAAATTATATACGAAAAAATAAATTAATTCAATTACGTAAATTAGGTTTTAATTTTCCTAATACATTCAAATGTACAAAAACAATTAAAGAAATAAATTCTTTATATAAAAATCATACAAAAGACGATTTACAACAACTAAACTATCAAATTAACATAGCAGGCCGTATAACCAACAAAAGAATTTTAGGTAAAGCTTCTTTTTTTGTAATACAAAATAATAATTATGACATTCAAATATATATAAAAAGTAATATATTTCCAAAAAATTACTATATAGATTATATTATTGAATTAGATTTGGGAGATATAATTGGAGTTAAAGGAATATTATTTAAAACAAATACATTAGAGTTATCAATTTACTGTAAAAAAATATATTTATTAACTAAAGCATTAAGATCTTTACCAGATAAATATTCAGGACTAAAAAACAAAGAAATAAAATATAGAAAAAGATACTTAGATTTAATATCTAATTCTAAAATAACAAAAATTTTTCAAAAAAGATCATATATCATTTCTAATATTCGTTCTTTTATGAAAAAAAAAGATTTTTTAGAAGTTGAAACACCAATGATGCATCCAGTTCCGGGAGGCGCAAATGCAAAACCATTTGTCACTTATCACAACGCATTAAATGAAAAAATGTATTTAAGAATTGCGCCTGAACTATATTTAAAACGACTAATTATTGGCGGATTTGACAAAATTTTTGAAATAAATAGAAATTTTAGAAATGAAGGACTATCAACTCGACATAATCCTGAATTCACTATGATGGAAATCTATATGTCTTACAGTCATTATGCTGATATGATGATTCTTTTAGAAAAATTGTGTATATTTTTAATAAAAAAAATGTTTAATTCATTAATTATTAAGTATAATAAATATACATTAAATTTCGAAAAACCCATTAAAAAAATGACAATGATTGAATCAATATTAAAATTTAACAAAAATATTCATATATCTGATTTAAAAAATATAAAAAAAACAAAAAAAATAGCAAAAAAATTTAATTTAAATACTAATTTATGTAATTCTCTTGGAGAATTAATTCATTTAATCTTTGAAAAAACTACAGAAAAAAAAATTATTTCTCCAACATTTATAACTGAATATCCAATTGAAATTTCTCCATTAGCTAAAACAAACAAAAAAAATAGTAATATTGTCGAAAGATTTGAATTTTTTATATCAGGTTATGAAATAGCTAATGGTTTTTCTGAATTAAATGATCCTGAAGAACAAAAAGAGCGCTTTAAACTACAAAAATCACAAAAAAAAAATACAAACATATCAAAAAATTTTCATTATGATAAAGAATATATTACAGCATTAGAACATGGACTACCACCTACTTCTGGATTAGGTATAGGAATTGATAGATTAATTATGATTTTAACTAATCAAAAAAATATAAGAGATGTTATACTTTTTCCTATTTTAAAAAAGATATAA
- the lysA gene encoding diaminopimelate decarboxylase translates to MYYKSNLHKKILTKNKILYLIKKYKTPIWIYNADIIIKQIKKLKKFDIVRFAQKSCSNIHILKLMKKYNIKVDAVSLGEIKRALIAGFKPKNNNIVFTSDILEDEVLEKVIKYNIPVNAGSIDMLKKIGKTSPKHPVWIRINPKFGDGHHIKTNTGGENSKHGIWNPKQALSIIKKYHLNLIGLHIHIGSGVNEKNLYKVCNAMKKYSIQLNEKIQFISAGGGLNIPYKPEDKEINIDNYFEKWNETKKIISSILNCPIELEIEPGRFLVGQSGILVAQVYSVKKMGKNTFVILNAGFNDLMRPILYSSYHKISVLHINKKNKKNSPTIKCIIAGPLCESGDIFTFKKKGLIFYRNIPKVYPGDYIIIHDTGAYGASMSSNYNSRPLIPEILYKKNKFKLIRRRQKIKEMLNLETSI, encoded by the coding sequence ATGTATTATAAATCAAATTTACACAAAAAAATATTAACAAAAAATAAAATACTTTACTTGATAAAAAAATATAAAACTCCTATATGGATATATAATGCAGATATTATAATAAAACAAATAAAAAAACTAAAAAAATTTGATATTGTTCGTTTTGCACAAAAATCTTGTTCAAATATACATATTTTAAAATTAATGAAAAAATATAATATAAAAGTTGATGCAGTTTCATTAGGGGAAATAAAAAGAGCGCTTATAGCAGGATTTAAACCTAAAAATAATAATATTGTTTTTACATCTGATATTTTAGAAGATGAAGTCTTAGAAAAAGTTATTAAATATAACATTCCAGTTAATGCTGGTTCAATAGACATGTTAAAAAAAATAGGTAAAACATCCCCAAAACATCCTGTTTGGATTAGAATCAATCCAAAATTTGGTGATGGACATCATATTAAAACAAATACAGGAGGAGAAAATAGCAAACACGGAATTTGGAATCCTAAACAAGCATTATCAATTATTAAAAAATATCATTTAAATCTTATTGGATTACATATCCATATTGGTTCAGGAGTAAATGAAAAAAACTTATATAAAGTTTGTAATGCAATGAAAAAATATTCAATTCAATTAAACGAAAAAATACAATTTATATCGGCTGGAGGAGGTTTAAATATACCTTATAAACCTGAAGATAAAGAAATTAATATTGATAATTATTTTGAAAAATGGAATGAAACTAAAAAAATAATTTCTTCTATTTTAAACTGTCCAATCGAATTAGAAATTGAACCAGGCCGTTTTCTTGTAGGACAATCTGGTATATTAGTTGCTCAAGTATATTCAGTAAAAAAAATGGGAAAAAATACTTTTGTAATTTTAAATGCGGGATTTAATGATTTAATGCGACCTATTTTATATAGTAGTTACCATAAAATATCAGTATTACATATAAATAAAAAAAATAAAAAAAATTCTCCTACAATTAAATGTATTATTGCTGGGCCATTATGTGAATCAGGAGATATATTTACTTTTAAAAAAAAAGGATTAATTTTTTATAGAAATATTCCTAAAGTTTATCCAGGTGATTACATTATAATTCATGATACTGGTGCATATGGTGCATCTATGTCATCTAATTATAATAGTAGACCACTAATTCCTGAAATATTATATAAAAAAAATAAATTTAAATTAATTAGAAGAAGACAAAAAATAAAAGAGATGTTGAATTTAGAAACATCAATATAA
- the miaB gene encoding tRNA (N6-isopentenyl adenosine(37)-C2)-methylthiotransferase MiaB yields the protein MNTNKIKKKIYIKTWGCQMNEHDSSIIKNILQKEKKYTVTNKPEISNILILNTCSIREKAQEKLFHQLGRWKKLKQKNPDIIIAVGGCVATQEGKKIYKRAKFINIIFGPQSLHKLPKLLYQSYKNKNLIIDIKGKSLKKFDYSPQKQTKKFTSFVTIMEGCNKYCSFCIVPYTRGKEVSRDNKEIISEIKKLTTIGVREIILLGQNVNSYHINNTLNKKKYRFSDLLYSISEIPEIQRIRYITSHPKDFSDDIIQAYKYIPQLTNFLHLPVQSGSNKILRLMKRGYTIEVYENIINKLKHIRPKINISSDFIIGFPGETEDDFEKTLHFISKINFDTSYSFIYSKRPGTRAAKLIDNTSIEEKKNRLSILQKKISQQSLQWRRRMLGTTQSVLVEGIAKNNIQELYGRTENNRIINFEGNPKFIGKFIKLKVIDINYNTYLKGEVT from the coding sequence ATGAATACAAATAAAATTAAAAAAAAAATATATATTAAAACATGGGGCTGTCAAATGAATGAGCATGACTCTTCCATAATAAAAAATATACTACAAAAAGAAAAAAAATATACTGTTACAAATAAACCAGAAATATCTAATATTTTAATTTTAAATACATGTTCAATTAGAGAAAAAGCTCAAGAAAAATTATTTCATCAATTAGGACGGTGGAAAAAATTAAAACAAAAAAATCCTGATATTATAATAGCCGTAGGTGGATGCGTGGCTACTCAAGAGGGAAAAAAAATTTATAAAAGAGCTAAATTTATTAATATAATCTTTGGCCCTCAGAGTTTACATAAATTACCTAAATTGTTATATCAATCCTATAAAAATAAAAATTTAATTATTGATATTAAAGGAAAATCACTAAAAAAATTTGATTATTCACCGCAAAAACAAACAAAAAAATTTACTTCATTTGTTACTATTATGGAAGGATGTAATAAATATTGCTCTTTTTGTATTGTACCATATACAAGAGGAAAAGAAGTTAGTAGAGATAATAAAGAAATTATATCAGAAATAAAAAAGCTTACAACAATCGGCGTAAGAGAAATAATTTTATTAGGACAAAATGTCAATTCATATCATATAAATAATACATTAAATAAAAAAAAATATCGTTTCTCAGATTTATTATATTCTATATCAGAAATTCCAGAGATACAAAGAATTCGATATATTACTAGTCATCCAAAGGATTTTAGTGATGATATCATTCAAGCATATAAATATATACCACAATTAACAAATTTTTTACATTTACCTGTACAAAGTGGTTCAAATAAAATTTTGAGATTAATGAAAAGAGGTTATACTATAGAAGTATATGAAAATATAATAAATAAATTAAAACACATACGCCCTAAAATCAACATTAGTTCTGATTTTATCATTGGATTTCCAGGAGAAACTGAAGACGATTTTGAAAAAACACTACATTTTATTTCAAAAATTAATTTTGATACAAGTTATAGTTTTATTTATTCTAAAAGACCTGGAACTAGAGCCGCTAAATTAATCGATAATACTTCAATAGAAGAAAAAAAAAATAGACTGTCTATTCTACAAAAAAAAATTAGCCAACAATCTCTCCAGTGGAGAAGAAGAATGTTAGGTACTACTCAATCCGTTTTAGTAGAGGGAATAGCAAAAAATAATATTCAAGAATTATATGGTAGAACAGAAAATAATAGAATTATTAATTTCGAAGGTAATCCTAAATTTATAGGAAAATTTATAAAATTAAAAGTAATAGATATTAATTACAATACATATCTAAAAGGAGAAGTAACATAA
- the ybeY gene encoding rRNA maturation RNase YbeY produces MKIYIQKACKKNIFFPKKKYFLLWLKEIFKNKKIEITIRLVNIKEIQFLNKKYRNKNLPTNVLSFQSTKQINIKKNFFFYIGDIILCASYINKEAACFKKNILEYWAHMSIHSALHLLNYKHDTYQDKKKMENIEKKIMKKLGFHNPYYI; encoded by the coding sequence ATGAAAATATATATTCAGAAAGCATGTAAAAAAAATATTTTTTTTCCAAAAAAAAAATATTTTTTGTTATGGTTAAAAGAAATTTTTAAAAATAAAAAAATAGAAATTACAATTAGATTAGTAAATATAAAAGAAATACAATTTCTTAATAAAAAATATAGAAATAAAAATTTACCAACTAATGTATTATCTTTTCAATCAACTAAACAAATAAATATAAAAAAAAATTTTTTCTTTTATATTGGAGATATTATTCTATGTGCCTCATATATTAATAAAGAAGCGGCATGTTTTAAAAAAAATATATTAGAATATTGGGCGCACATGTCTATTCATTCAGCATTACATTTATTAAATTATAAACATGATACATATCAAGATAAAAAGAAAATGGAGAACATTGAAAAAAAAATAATGAAAAAATTAGGTTTTCACAACCCATATTATATATAA
- the leuS gene encoding leucine--tRNA ligase, with protein MENNEYNPKKIESMVQNYWYKKKTFSVIEDKKKEKFYCLPMIPYPSGKLHMGHVRNYTISDVIARYQRMLGKNVLHPIGWDAFGLPAEETAIKNKIAPDKWTFHNISIMKKQLQSLGFSYDWDREITTCKPEYYHWEQSFFIKLFKKKLVYKKKTLINWCEFDKTVLANEQAQNGVCWRCGSKIKLKKVSQWFIKITKYANILLKDLKLLKEWPKEVISMQKNWIGKSKGIQIKCKIYNINYFLKIYTTKPETIMGVTYFAISIHHPLIHIFLKDNIQINKFLKSNPDITNTEFQNNNNLIGINTNLLILHPLTQEKIPLWITNYVKHDYATGAIMAVPCNSKIDYLFSKLNNLPIKLIFSDITKNNEKNKKISLINSSKFNGLTILQARKIISNILISKKIAKLCTYFKIKDWCISRQRYWGAPIPMVINNQNKIIPVPEEKLPVILPDYIHQNNKQKSLLAYKNWLKIKIAGENVTRETDTFDTFMESSWYYARYTNPKFNKDILDSKSTKYWLPVDQYIGGIEHAVMHLIYFRFYHKLLYDFGYVKSREPVKKLICQGIVIIDSFYTYNNDGSKTWLSQSDLNITRDIHGKIIKVSKKNCLDKIIYAGKIKMSKSKNNGINPDKIIKQYGSDTLRLFLMFAAPINTSLEWNSTSIVGMYRFLKKIWNFTHIIDFKKIITITKKYDYNQKKIKFNLNKTVINVTNDIDKKNSYNTAIAHIIKFFNYIKKLYKEKKINKKNLQISLETIIKMLYPFTPHICFILWKKIKGKKNNIDTEKWPKYNNKLIMQENYILIIQINGKKRNFIKIKNNLSKKEIIKLILIKKEIKKYFHNMVIKKIIYIPYKIINFVLLQNNLI; from the coding sequence ATGGAAAATAATGAATATAATCCTAAAAAAATTGAGTCAATGGTTCAAAATTATTGGTATAAGAAAAAAACATTTTCTGTTATAGAAGATAAAAAAAAAGAAAAATTTTATTGTTTACCTATGATACCATATCCTTCAGGAAAATTACATATGGGTCATGTACGAAATTATACCATTAGTGATGTTATTGCTCGTTACCAACGAATGTTAGGAAAAAATGTATTACATCCAATCGGATGGGATGCTTTTGGTTTGCCTGCAGAAGAAACTGCAATAAAAAATAAAATTGCACCAGATAAATGGACGTTTCATAATATTTCCATAATGAAAAAACAATTACAATCATTAGGATTTAGTTATGATTGGGATAGAGAAATTACAACTTGTAAACCAGAATACTATCATTGGGAACAATCTTTTTTTATAAAGTTATTTAAAAAAAAATTAGTTTATAAAAAAAAAACTTTAATAAATTGGTGTGAATTTGATAAAACAGTATTAGCAAATGAACAAGCTCAAAATGGAGTATGCTGGAGATGTGGGTCAAAAATAAAATTAAAAAAAGTATCACAATGGTTTATTAAAATTACAAAATATGCAAATATTTTATTAAAAGATTTAAAATTATTAAAAGAATGGCCTAAAGAAGTAATTTCTATGCAGAAAAACTGGATAGGAAAATCAAAAGGTATACAAATAAAATGCAAAATATATAATATAAATTATTTTTTAAAGATATATACTACTAAACCCGAAACTATTATGGGGGTAACATATTTTGCAATATCAATACATCATCCATTAATTCATATATTTCTTAAAGATAATATTCAAATTAATAAATTTTTAAAAAGTAATCCAGATATTACAAATACTGAATTTCAAAATAATAATAATTTAATTGGAATTAATACAAATTTATTAATATTACATCCTTTAACTCAAGAAAAAATACCCTTATGGATAACTAATTATGTAAAACATGATTATGCTACTGGAGCAATCATGGCTGTTCCATGTAACTCTAAAATAGATTATTTATTTTCTAAATTAAATAATTTACCTATTAAATTAATATTTTCGGATATTACTAAAAATAACGAAAAAAATAAAAAAATATCTTTAATTAATAGTTCAAAATTCAATGGACTAACTATATTACAAGCGCGTAAAATTATTTCTAATATTTTAATATCAAAAAAAATAGCAAAATTATGTACATATTTTAAAATAAAAGATTGGTGTATTTCTAGACAAAGATATTGGGGAGCACCAATACCTATGGTAATTAATAATCAAAATAAAATCATACCTGTTCCAGAAGAAAAATTGCCAGTAATTTTACCTGATTATATACACCAAAATAATAAACAAAAATCATTACTTGCTTATAAAAATTGGTTAAAAATTAAAATAGCCGGAGAAAATGTAACTAGAGAAACTGATACTTTTGATACTTTTATGGAGTCTTCATGGTATTATGCAAGATATACTAACCCTAAATTCAATAAAGATATTTTAGATTCAAAATCAACAAAATACTGGTTACCAGTAGATCAATATATTGGGGGAATTGAACATGCAGTTATGCATTTAATATATTTTCGTTTTTATCATAAATTATTATATGATTTTGGATATGTAAAATCTAGAGAACCGGTAAAAAAATTAATTTGTCAAGGTATAGTAATCATAGATTCATTTTATACATATAATAATGACGGAAGTAAAACATGGTTATCACAATCAGATTTAAATATTACTCGTGATATTCACGGTAAAATTATTAAAGTTTCAAAAAAAAATTGTTTAGATAAAATTATCTATGCAGGTAAAATAAAAATGTCAAAATCAAAAAACAATGGTATAAATCCAGATAAAATTATAAAACAATATGGTTCTGATACATTACGTTTGTTTTTGATGTTTGCTGCACCAATAAATACATCACTAGAATGGAATTCTACTAGTATAGTCGGGATGTATAGATTTTTAAAAAAAATATGGAATTTTACTCATATAATTGATTTTAAAAAAATAATAACAATCACTAAAAAATATGATTATAATCAAAAAAAAATAAAATTTAATTTAAACAAAACAGTTATTAATGTTACCAACGATATTGATAAAAAAAATTCATATAATACAGCTATCGCACATATAATAAAATTTTTTAATTATATTAAAAAATTATATAAAGAAAAAAAAATAAACAAAAAAAATTTACAAATATCTTTAGAAACTATTATAAAAATGTTATATCCTTTTACGCCTCATATTTGTTTTATATTATGGAAAAAAATAAAAGGTAAAAAAAACAATATTGATACAGAAAAATGGCCAAAATATAATAATAAATTAATTATGCAGGAGAATTATATTCTTATAATTCAAATTAATGGTAAAAAAAGAAATTTTATAAAAATAAAAAATAATTTGTCAAAAAAAGAAATAATTAAATTAATTTTAATTAAAAAGGAAATAAAAAAATACTTTCATAATATGGTTATTAAAAAAATAATTTATATACCATATAAAATTATTAACTTTGTATTACTACAAAATAATCTAATATAA
- a CDS encoding sulfurtransferase TusA family protein produces MIYILNLSGLRCPNVIITLRNKVRKTKKEEKILVLTNDKFSNKDIILFCRFMKHKLLSHSLKYIPYKYLIKIGKKKKY; encoded by the coding sequence ATGATATATATATTAAATTTATCAGGATTAAGGTGTCCGAATGTAATAATAACATTAAGAAATAAAGTCAGAAAAACAAAAAAAGAAGAAAAAATTTTAGTATTAACAAATGATAAATTTAGTAATAAAGATATTATATTATTTTGTCGATTTATGAAACATAAATTATTATCACATTCACTCAAATATATTCCTTATAAATATCTTATAAAAATTGGAAAAAAAAAAAAATATTAA